One genomic window of Medicago truncatula cultivar Jemalong A17 chromosome 1, MtrunA17r5.0-ANR, whole genome shotgun sequence includes the following:
- the LOC25482474 gene encoding esterase, whose translation MAQIEFLRHMSLVSLIVLILCSTPPIFATKNCDFPAIFNFGASNSDTGGLAAAFQALPLPNGETFFNRSTGRFSDGRIILDFIAQSFGLPYLSPYLNSLGSNFTHGANFATAGSTIKIPNSIIPNGMFSPFSLQIQSIQFKDFIPKAKFIRDQGGVFATLIPKEDYYSKALYTFDIGQNDLTAGFFGNKTIQQVNTTVPDIVKSFIDNIKNIYNLGARSFWIHNTGPIGCVPLILANFPSAIKDRYGCAKQYNEVSQYFNLKLKEALAQLRKDLPLAAITYVDIYSPKYSLFQNPKKYGFELPLVACCGNGGKYNYNIRAGCGATININGTNTVVGSCKKPSTRIIWDGTHYTEAANKIVFDQISNGAFTDPPIPLNRACYKK comes from the exons ATGGCACAAATAGAGTTTCTTAGGCACATGTCACTTGTGTCATTGATTGTGCTTATTTTATGTTCTACACCCCCCATATTTGCCACAAAGAATTGTGATTTTCCTGCCATATTTAACTTTGGTGCTTCAAACTCTGATACTGGTGGTTTAGCTGCTGCCTTTCAAGCACTGCCGTTGCCAAATGGAGAGACTTTTTTCAATAGATCAACTGGAAGATTTTCTGATGGTCGAATCATTCTTGATTTCATag CACAAAGCTTTGGACTTCCCTATCTAAGTCCATATCTTAATTCTCTGGGGTCAAATTTCACACATGGTGCAAACTTTGCAACAGCAGGGTCAACAATCAAAATTCCTAATAGTATTATAcctaatggaatgtttagtcCATTTTCCCTTCAAATTCAGTCCATTCAATTCAAAGATTTCATACCAAAAGCAAAATTCATTAGGGATCAAG GAGGTGTATTTGCAACATTGATCCCTAAAGAAGATTATTATTCCAAAGCCTTATACACATTCGATATTGGTCAAAATGATCTTACTGCTGGATTTTTTGGTAATAAGACTATACAACAAGTCAACACTACTGTGCCTGATATAGTGAAGAGTTTTATAGACAATATCAAG AACATATACAATTTAGGAGCCAGGTCATTTTGGATACACAACACTGGACCAATTGGATGTGTGCCTTTAATTTTGGCTAATTTTCCATCAGCTATAAAGGATAGATATGGTTGTGCAAAGCAATACAATGAAGTATctcaatatttcaatttaaagtTGAAGGAAGCCCTAGCTCAACTTCGCAAGGATCTTCCACTAGCTGCAATAACATATGTTGATATCTACTCTCCTAAGTactctctttttcaaaatccaaaaaaatacg GGTTTGAACTTCCACTGGTGGCTTGTTGTGGCAATGGAGGAAAGTACAACTATAACATTCGTGCTGGTTGTGGAGCAACCATAAACATAAATGGTACAAACACTGTTGTGGGTTCATGTAAAAAACCATCAACTAGAATAATATGGGATGGTACTCATTACACAGAGGCAGCTAACAAGATTGTCTTTGATCAAATCTCTAATGGAGCTTTTACGGATCCTCCTATTCCACTCAATAGGGCATGTTACAAAAAGTGA
- the LOC25482475 gene encoding esterase → MKFMEKFELLRHMSLVSLIVLILCIITPPIFATRNCDFPAIFSFGASNVDTGGLAAAFQAPPSPYGETYFHRSTGRFSDGRIILDFIAQSFGLPYLSPYLNSLGSNFTHGANFATGGSTINIPNSIIPNGIFSPFSLQIQYIQFKDFISKTNLIRDQGGVFATLIPKEDYFSKALYTFDIGQNDLIGGYFGNKTIKQVNATVPDIVNNFIVNIKNIYNLGARSFWIHSTVPSGCTPTILANFPSAIKDSYGCAKQYNEVSQYFNLKLKKALAQLRVDLPLAAITYVDIYSPKYSLFQNPKKYGFELPHVACCGYGGKYNIRVGCGETININGTKIVAGSCKNPSTRIIWDGSHFTEAANKIVFDQISTGAFSDPPISLNRACTSFVVY, encoded by the exons ATGAAATTCATGGAAAAATTTGAGCTTCTTAGGCACATGTCACTTGTGTCTTTGATTGTGcttattttatgtattattaCACCCCCAATATTTGCTACAAGGAATTGTGATTTTCCTGCCATATTTAGCTTTGGTGCTTCAAACGTTGACACTGGTGGTTTGGCTGCTGCCTTTCAAGCACCACCTTCTCCATATGGAGAGACTTATTTTCATAGATCAACTGGAAGATTTTCTGATGGTCGAATCATTCTTGATTTCATAG CACAGAGCTTTGGACTTCCCTATCTAAGTCCATATCTTAATTCTCTTGGGTCTAACTTCACACATGGTGCAAACTTCGCAACAGGAGGATCAACAATCAATATCCCTAATAGTATTATACCTAATGGGATATTTAGTCCattttctcttcaaattcaGTACATTCAATTCAAAGATTTCATATCCAAAACAAATCTCATTCGGGATCAag GAGGTGTATTTGCAACTTTGATCCCCAAAGAAGACTATTTTTCCAAAGCCTTATACACATTTGATATTGGTCAAAATGATCTTATTGGTGGTTATTTTGGTAACAAGACTATAAAACAAGTCAATGCTACTGTACCCGATATAGTAAACAATTTCATAGTGAATATCAAG AACATATACAATTTAGGGGCTAGGTCATTTTGGATACACAGCACAGTACCAAGTGGTTGCACTCCTACCATTTTGGCTAATTTTCCATCTGCAATAAAGGATAGTTATGGTTGTGCAAAGCAATACAATGAAGTAtctcaatattttaatttaaagttgAAGAAAGCATTAGCTCAACTTCGTGTCGATCTTCCTCTTGCTGCAATAACATATGTTGATATCTACTCTCCTAAGTactctctttttcaaaatccaaaaaaatatg GATTTGAGCTTCCACATGTGGCATGTTGTGGCTATGGAGGAAAGTACAACATTCGTGTTGGCTGTGGAGAAACCATAAACATAAATGGTACAAAAATTGTTGCTGGATCGTGTAAAAACCCATCTACTAGAATCATTTGGGATGGTTCCCACTTCACAGAAGCAGCTAACAAGATTGTCTTTGATCAAATATCTACCGGAGCTTTCTCTGATCCTCCTATTTCTCTAAATAGGGCATGTACCAGTTTTGttgtatattaa
- the LOC25482476 gene encoding GDSL esterase/lipase ENOD8 precursor produces the protein MKFMAKIELSRHIPLVTLIVLVLCITPPIFATKNCDFPAIFSFGASNVDTGGLAAAFRAPPSPYGETYFHRSTGRFSDGRIILDFIARSFRLPYLSPYLNSLGSNFTHGANFASGGSTINIPKSILPNGKLSPFSLQIQYIQFKEFISKTKLIRDQGGVFATLIPKEDYFSKALYIFDIGQNDLTIGFFGNKTIQQVNATVPDIVNNYIENIKNIYNLGARSFWIHGTGPKGCAPVILANFPSAIKDSYGCAKQYNEVSQYFNFKLKEALAELRSNLSSAAITYVDIYTPKYSLFTNPEKYGFELPFVACCGYGGEYNIGVGCGASININGTKIVAGSCKNPSTRIIWDGVHYTEAANEIVFSQILTGVFNDPPISLDRACYRK, from the exons ATGAAATTCATGGCAAAAATTGAGCTCTCTAGGCACATCCCACTTGTGACTTTGATTGTGCTTGTTTTATGTATTACACCCCCAATATTTGCTACAAAGAATTGTGATTTTCCTGCCATATTTAGCTTTGGTGCTTCAAACGTTGACACTGGTGGTTTGGCTGCTGCCTTTCGAGCACCACCTTCTCCATATGGAGAGACTTATTTTCATAGATCAACTGGAAGATTTTCTGATGGCCGAATCATTCTTGATTTCATAG CACGGAGCTTTCGACTTCCCTATCTAAGTCCATATCTTAATTCTCTTGGGTCTAACTTCACACATGGTGCAAACTTCGCATCAGGAGGATCAACAATCAATATCCCTAAAAGTATTCTACCTAATGGAAAACTCAGTCCattttctcttcaaattcaatACATTCAATTCAAAGAGTTCATATCGAAAACAAAACTCATTAGAGATCAag GAGGTGTTTTTGCAACGTTGATACCCAAAGAAGATTATTTCTCCAAAGCCTTATACATATTTGATATTGGTCAAAATGATCTTACTATTGGCTTTTTTGGTAACAAGACTATACAACAAGTAAATGCTACTGTACCAGATATAGTAAACAATTACATAGAGAATATCAAG AACATATATAATTTAGGTGCAAGATCATTTTGGATACACGGCACAGGACCAAAGGGTTGTGCTCCTGTAATTTTGGCAAATTTTCCATCTGCAATAAAGGATAGTTATGGCTGTGCAAAGCAATACAATGAAGTAtctcaatattttaattttaagttgaAGGAAGCCCTAGCTGAACTTCGTAGCAATCTTTCTTCTGCTGCAATCACATATGTTGATATCTACACTCCTAAGTACTCTCTTTTTACAAACCCAGAAAAATATG GATTCGAGCTTCCATTTGTGGCATGTTGTGGCTATGGAGGAGAGTATAACATTGGTGTTGGTTGTGGAGCATCCATAAACATAAATGGTACAAAAATTGTTGCAGGTTCATGCAAAAATCCATCAACTAGAATCATATGGGATGGTGTTCATTACACAGAAGCAGCTAACGAGATTGTCTTTTCTCAAATCCTTACTGGAGTTTTCAATGATCCTCCTATTTCTCTAGATAGGGCATGTTATAGAAAGTGA
- the LOC11409239 gene encoding long chain acyl-CoA synthetase 9, chloroplastic isoform X2, producing the protein MVEKFLRKLNWVSMNGYRMMKLLIVLSSLLVVWLCWDMERMKGLGFLLILGLSGSLLFRRNVTVVTMYASLGEEALCHSLNETEVTTVICGQKELKTLVNISGQLDSVKRVICMDDDIPSDASSNGHGWTMISFADVKRLGKENPVDADLPLPADVAVIMYTSGSTGLPKGVMMTHANVLATLSAVKMTVPKLEKKDVYLAYLPMAHILELAGENLMAAVGIPIGYGSPLTLTDTSSKIKKGTKGDATVLMPTLLAAVPAILDRVRDGVFKKVNATGGLPKKLFYLAYERRLKAVNGSWFGAWGLEKALWDFLVFKKIRAILGGRIHFILSGGAPLSGDTQQFINICLGAPIGQGYGLTETCAGGTFSDFDDTSVGRVGPPLPCSFIKLIDWPEGGYLTNDSPMPRGEIVIGGPNVTLGYFKNEEKTKESYKVDEKGMRWFYTGDIGRFHQDGCLEIVDRKKDIVKLQHGEYVSLGKVEAALIVSPYVDNIMLHADPFHSYCVALVVASQSTLEEWASNQGIPYSGFSELCSKEESIKEVHASLVKEAKKVRLEKFEIPAKIKLLSDPWTPESGLVTAALKLKREAVRKTFQEDLLKLYAS; encoded by the exons ATGGTGGAAAAGTTTTTGAGAAAGTTGAATTGGGTGAGTATGAATGGTTATCGTATGATGAAGCTTTTGATAGTGTTGTCAAGTTTGCTAGTGGTTTGGCTGTGTTGGGACATGGAAAGGATGAAAGGGTTGGGATTTTTGCTGATACTAGGGTTGAGTGGTTCCTTGCTCTTCAG GCGAAACGTGACAGTTGTAACTATGTATGCATCATTGGGAGAGGAAGCTTTATGTCACTCATTGAATGAG ACAGAGGTCACGACCGTAATTTGTGgacagaaagaattgaaaacaCTTGTAAATATTAGCGGACAACTTGACTCAGTGAAACGTgtgatatgcatggatgatgaTATCCCATCTGATGCCTCATCTAATGGACATGGCTGGACAATGATATCCTTCGCAGATGTTAAGCGACTTGGTAAAGAAAATCCCGTTGATGCTGATTTACCTCTCCCAGCTGATGTTGCAGTTATCATGTACACAAGTGGAAGTACTGGATTACCTAAG GGTGTGATGATGACACATGCTAATGTTTTAGCTACACTCTCTGCTGTGAAGATGACTGTTCCCAAACTtgagaaaaaggatgtatatCTAGCATACTTGCCAATGGCTCATATCCTTGAACTAGCAGGGGAG AATTTGATGGCAGCAGTTGGGATACCTATAGGATATGGATCTCCTTTGACCCTCACAGATACATCAAGCAAGATAAAGAAAGGAACAAAGGGGGATGCTACTGTGTTGATGCCAACTTTATTGGCTGCTGTACCAGCAATTCTTGACCGTGTTCGCGATGGAGTGTTCAAAAAG GTGAATGCAACAGGAGGATTACcaaaaaagttgttttatttAGCCTATGAGAGGAGGTTGAAAGCAGTTAATGGAAGCTGGTTTGGAGCCTGGGGCTTGGAGAAGGCTCTCTGGGATTTTCTTGTGTTTAAAAAAATCCGAGCAATTCTTGGTGGTCGCATCCATTTCATACTGTCTGGTGGTGCTCCCCTTTCTGGTGATACTCAGCAGTTCATCAATATCTGTCTTGG TGCTCCAATAGGTCAAGGATATGGTCTTACCGAGACTTGTGCTGGTGGGACATTCTCTGATTTTGATGATACATCTGTTGGCCGTGTTGGACCTCCTCTTCCTTGCTCATTTATTAAG cTAATCGACTGGCCTGAAGGTGGATATTTAACTAATGACTCGCCAATGCCTCGTGGCGAAATTGTAATTGGTGGTCCAAATGTCACTCTTGGTTACTTCAAGAATGAAGAAAAGACAAAAGAATCATACAAG GTTGATGAAAAAGGAATGAGATGGTTCTACACTGGTGACATAGGGAGGTTTCATCAAGATGGTTGCCTAGAAATCGTTGATCGTAAAAAGGACATTGTTAAACTGCAGCATGGAGAGTATGTTTCCTTGGGAAAG GTTGAGGCAGCTCTTATTGTCAGCCCCTATGTGGACAATATAATGTTGCATGCTGATCCTTTCCATAGTTATTGTGTGGCACTTGTTGTGGCTTCTCAGTCCACATTGGAAGAATGGGCTTCAAATCAAGGAATTCCTTATTCAGGTTTTTCAGAACTTTGCTCTAAAGAAGAAAGCATCAAGGAGGTGCATGCATCACTAGTAAAG GAAGCAAAGAAAGTTCGTTTGGAGAAATTTGAGATTCCAGCAAAAATTAAATTGCTTTCTGATCCATGGACACCTGAGTCTGGCTTAGTCACTGCTGCTCTCAAGCTGAAGAGAGAGGCCGTCAGAAAGACTTTCCAGGAAGATCTTCTGAAGTTATACGCTTCATAG
- the LOC11409239 gene encoding long chain acyl-CoA synthetase 9, chloroplastic isoform X1, producing MNPYIVTIILPILATLLFRTNHPKRRGVPVNSADDQGGVTVRNRRFASPVETAWEGVSTLAELFEEACRKHTKRLLFGTRVVVSKEMEKSGDGGKVFEKVELGEYEWLSYDEAFDSVVKFASGLAVLGHGKDERVGIFADTRVEWFLALQGCFRRNVTVVTMYASLGEEALCHSLNETEVTTVICGQKELKTLVNISGQLDSVKRVICMDDDIPSDASSNGHGWTMISFADVKRLGKENPVDADLPLPADVAVIMYTSGSTGLPKGVMMTHANVLATLSAVKMTVPKLEKKDVYLAYLPMAHILELAGENLMAAVGIPIGYGSPLTLTDTSSKIKKGTKGDATVLMPTLLAAVPAILDRVRDGVFKKVNATGGLPKKLFYLAYERRLKAVNGSWFGAWGLEKALWDFLVFKKIRAILGGRIHFILSGGAPLSGDTQQFINICLGAPIGQGYGLTETCAGGTFSDFDDTSVGRVGPPLPCSFIKLIDWPEGGYLTNDSPMPRGEIVIGGPNVTLGYFKNEEKTKESYKVDEKGMRWFYTGDIGRFHQDGCLEIVDRKKDIVKLQHGEYVSLGKVEAALIVSPYVDNIMLHADPFHSYCVALVVASQSTLEEWASNQGIPYSGFSELCSKEESIKEVHASLVKEAKKVRLEKFEIPAKIKLLSDPWTPESGLVTAALKLKREAVRKTFQEDLLKLYAS from the exons ATGAATCCCTACATTGTCACTATCATACTTCCCATCCTCGCAACTCTCTTGTTCCGCACTAATCACCCCAAACGCCGCGGAGTTCCAGTAAACTCCGCGGACGATCAAGGTGGTGTGACAGTGCGGAACAGAAGATTTGCTTCGCCGGTGGAGACGGCATGGGAAGGAGTGAGTACATTGGCGGAATTATTTGAAGAAGCATGCAGGAAGCATACGAAGAGATTACTGTTTGGAACAAGAGTGGTTGTTTCGAAGGAAATGGAGAAGAGTGGTGATGGTGGAAAAGTTTTTGAGAAAGTTGAATTGGGTGAGTATGAATGGTTATCGTATGATGAAGCTTTTGATAGTGTTGTCAAGTTTGCTAGTGGTTTGGCTGTGTTGGGACATGGAAAGGATGAAAGGGTTGGGATTTTTGCTGATACTAGGGTTGAGTGGTTCCTTGCTCTTCAG GGTTGTTTCAGGCGAAACGTGACAGTTGTAACTATGTATGCATCATTGGGAGAGGAAGCTTTATGTCACTCATTGAATGAG ACAGAGGTCACGACCGTAATTTGTGgacagaaagaattgaaaacaCTTGTAAATATTAGCGGACAACTTGACTCAGTGAAACGTgtgatatgcatggatgatgaTATCCCATCTGATGCCTCATCTAATGGACATGGCTGGACAATGATATCCTTCGCAGATGTTAAGCGACTTGGTAAAGAAAATCCCGTTGATGCTGATTTACCTCTCCCAGCTGATGTTGCAGTTATCATGTACACAAGTGGAAGTACTGGATTACCTAAG GGTGTGATGATGACACATGCTAATGTTTTAGCTACACTCTCTGCTGTGAAGATGACTGTTCCCAAACTtgagaaaaaggatgtatatCTAGCATACTTGCCAATGGCTCATATCCTTGAACTAGCAGGGGAG AATTTGATGGCAGCAGTTGGGATACCTATAGGATATGGATCTCCTTTGACCCTCACAGATACATCAAGCAAGATAAAGAAAGGAACAAAGGGGGATGCTACTGTGTTGATGCCAACTTTATTGGCTGCTGTACCAGCAATTCTTGACCGTGTTCGCGATGGAGTGTTCAAAAAG GTGAATGCAACAGGAGGATTACcaaaaaagttgttttatttAGCCTATGAGAGGAGGTTGAAAGCAGTTAATGGAAGCTGGTTTGGAGCCTGGGGCTTGGAGAAGGCTCTCTGGGATTTTCTTGTGTTTAAAAAAATCCGAGCAATTCTTGGTGGTCGCATCCATTTCATACTGTCTGGTGGTGCTCCCCTTTCTGGTGATACTCAGCAGTTCATCAATATCTGTCTTGG TGCTCCAATAGGTCAAGGATATGGTCTTACCGAGACTTGTGCTGGTGGGACATTCTCTGATTTTGATGATACATCTGTTGGCCGTGTTGGACCTCCTCTTCCTTGCTCATTTATTAAG cTAATCGACTGGCCTGAAGGTGGATATTTAACTAATGACTCGCCAATGCCTCGTGGCGAAATTGTAATTGGTGGTCCAAATGTCACTCTTGGTTACTTCAAGAATGAAGAAAAGACAAAAGAATCATACAAG GTTGATGAAAAAGGAATGAGATGGTTCTACACTGGTGACATAGGGAGGTTTCATCAAGATGGTTGCCTAGAAATCGTTGATCGTAAAAAGGACATTGTTAAACTGCAGCATGGAGAGTATGTTTCCTTGGGAAAG GTTGAGGCAGCTCTTATTGTCAGCCCCTATGTGGACAATATAATGTTGCATGCTGATCCTTTCCATAGTTATTGTGTGGCACTTGTTGTGGCTTCTCAGTCCACATTGGAAGAATGGGCTTCAAATCAAGGAATTCCTTATTCAGGTTTTTCAGAACTTTGCTCTAAAGAAGAAAGCATCAAGGAGGTGCATGCATCACTAGTAAAG GAAGCAAAGAAAGTTCGTTTGGAGAAATTTGAGATTCCAGCAAAAATTAAATTGCTTTCTGATCCATGGACACCTGAGTCTGGCTTAGTCACTGCTGCTCTCAAGCTGAAGAGAGAGGCCGTCAGAAAGACTTTCCAGGAAGATCTTCTGAAGTTATACGCTTCATAG